A DNA window from Streptomyces sp. 71268 contains the following coding sequences:
- a CDS encoding LCP family protein: MADESNSVSAGRRRHGRKATGRRRKAPSKRRRALVATAWVAAALVLFGGGTLGYLYYKLNGNLTGVDINAALGTERPEDVDNGSMDILVLGSDSRAGKNDKYGKDEGGARSDTAMIVHIHEGRKKASVVSIPRDTLIERPSCTKDGEETPAAKRVMFNTAYEVGGPACAVKTVESITSIRMDHYIEVDFSGFKDLIDRLGGVDITTTKPIKDKKSHLDLEPGDHTLNGEQSLGLVRTRHGVGDGTDLGRIALQQAFVKALLDQIKDVNVFGNPKKLYDLADTSTKALTTDSELSSVNKLLGFSRGLKGIDSKHMTMVTLPVVYDTIDINRVVPLTEQANQVWQALLADKPIPKSATKGSVGDPPEAGKVVGGDKGDAEPEDASPEPRTSATPTPSLTRAIAQG; encoded by the coding sequence ATGGCGGACGAGAGCAACAGCGTGTCGGCGGGTCGGCGCCGCCATGGCCGAAAGGCCACCGGTAGACGCCGCAAGGCGCCGAGCAAGCGACGCCGGGCCCTGGTGGCCACCGCGTGGGTCGCCGCGGCCCTCGTGCTGTTCGGCGGTGGGACGCTCGGCTACCTCTACTACAAGCTCAACGGCAACCTGACCGGCGTGGACATCAACGCCGCGCTCGGCACCGAACGCCCCGAGGACGTCGACAACGGCTCGATGGACATCCTCGTCCTCGGCTCGGACTCGCGGGCCGGCAAGAACGACAAGTACGGCAAGGACGAGGGCGGCGCCCGCTCCGACACCGCGATGATCGTGCACATCCACGAGGGCCGGAAGAAGGCCAGCGTCGTCAGCATCCCGCGCGACACCCTCATCGAGCGGCCCTCGTGCACCAAGGACGGCGAGGAGACGCCGGCGGCGAAGCGGGTCATGTTCAACACCGCGTACGAGGTCGGCGGCCCGGCGTGTGCCGTCAAGACGGTCGAGTCGATCACCAGCATCCGCATGGACCACTACATCGAGGTCGACTTCTCCGGCTTCAAGGACCTCATAGACCGGCTCGGCGGCGTGGACATCACCACCACCAAGCCCATCAAGGACAAGAAGAGCCACCTCGACCTGGAGCCGGGCGACCACACCCTCAACGGGGAACAGTCACTCGGCCTGGTCCGCACCCGGCACGGCGTCGGCGACGGCACCGACCTGGGGCGGATCGCGCTCCAGCAGGCGTTCGTCAAGGCCCTGCTCGACCAGATCAAGGACGTCAACGTCTTCGGCAACCCGAAGAAGCTCTACGACCTGGCCGACACCTCCACCAAGGCGCTGACCACCGACTCCGAGCTGTCCTCGGTCAACAAGCTGCTGGGCTTCTCCCGCGGGCTCAAGGGCATCGACTCCAAGCACATGACGATGGTGACGCTGCCCGTGGTCTACGACACCATCGACATCAACCGGGTGGTGCCGCTGACCGAGCAGGCGAACCAGGTGTGGCAGGCGCTGCTGGCCGACAAGCCGATCCCGAAGTCGGCCACCAAGGGCTCGGTCGGCGACCCGCCGGAGGCGGGCAAGGTGGTCGGCGGCGACAAGGGCGACGCCGAGCCGGAGGACGCCTCCCCCGAGCCGCGCACCAGCGCGACGCCCACACCGTCGCTGACCAGGGCCATCGCCCAGGGCTGA
- the prfA gene encoding peptide chain release factor 1, whose translation MFEAVEELIGEHADLEKRLADPAVHGDQREAMRLNKRYAELTPIIATYCNWKRAGDDIEAARELAADDPDFADEVKEQEQLRERLTEKLRLLLVPRDPSDDKDVILEVKAGEGGEESALFAGDLLRMYLRYAERVGWKTEIIEANESDLGGYKDVQVAVKTKGGGGATEPGQGVWARLKYEGGVHRVQRVPATESQGRIHTSAAGVLVTPEAEEVEVEIGPNDLRIDVYRSSGPGGQSVNTTDSAVRITHLPTGIVVSCQNEKSQLQNKEQALRILRSRLLAAAQEEAEREASDARRSQVRTVDRSERIRTYNFPENRISDHRVGFKAYNLDQVLDGELDAVIQACVDADSAAKLAAAQ comes from the coding sequence ATGTTCGAGGCGGTCGAGGAACTGATCGGCGAACATGCCGACCTTGAGAAGCGGCTCGCCGACCCCGCGGTCCACGGCGACCAGCGGGAAGCGATGCGGCTGAACAAGCGGTACGCGGAGCTGACCCCGATCATCGCCACCTACTGCAACTGGAAGCGCGCCGGCGACGACATCGAGGCCGCCCGCGAACTGGCCGCCGACGACCCGGACTTCGCCGACGAGGTCAAGGAGCAGGAGCAGCTCCGCGAGCGGCTCACCGAGAAGCTGCGGCTGCTGCTCGTACCCCGCGACCCGAGCGACGACAAGGACGTCATCCTGGAGGTCAAGGCGGGCGAGGGCGGCGAGGAGTCCGCGCTGTTCGCCGGCGACCTGCTGCGCATGTACCTGCGCTACGCCGAGCGCGTCGGCTGGAAGACCGAGATCATCGAGGCCAACGAGTCCGACCTCGGTGGCTACAAGGACGTCCAGGTCGCGGTCAAGACCAAGGGCGGTGGCGGTGCCACCGAGCCCGGCCAGGGCGTGTGGGCGCGGCTGAAGTACGAGGGCGGCGTGCACCGCGTGCAGCGCGTTCCCGCCACCGAGTCGCAGGGCCGCATCCACACCTCGGCCGCCGGCGTCCTCGTCACGCCCGAGGCCGAGGAGGTCGAGGTCGAGATCGGGCCGAACGACCTGCGCATCGACGTCTACCGCTCGTCCGGCCCCGGCGGCCAGTCCGTCAACACCACCGACTCCGCGGTGCGCATCACCCACCTGCCCACCGGCATCGTGGTCTCGTGCCAGAACGAGAAGAGCCAGCTCCAGAACAAGGAGCAGGCACTGCGTATCCTGCGCTCACGGCTCCTGGCCGCGGCGCAGGAGGAAGCCGAGCGCGAGGCGTCCGACGCGCGCCGCAGCCAGGTCCGTACGGTGGACCGGTCCGAGCGCATCCGCACGTACAACTTCCCGGAGAACCGGATCTCCGACCACCGTGTCGGCTTCAAGGCGTACAACTTGGACCAGGTGCTCGACGGCGAACTGGACGCGGTCATCCAGGCGTGTGTCGACGCCGACTCCGCGGCCAAGCTGGCCGCCGCCCAGTAG
- a CDS encoding F0F1 ATP synthase subunit C — translation MSALQTIAAGVELKGNLGSIGYGLAAIGPGVGVGIIFGNGTQALARQPEAAGLIRANQILGFAFCEALALIGLVMPFVYPTS, via the coding sequence ATGTCCGCTCTCCAGACCATTGCTGCTGGTGTCGAACTCAAGGGCAACCTCGGCTCGATCGGTTACGGCCTCGCGGCCATCGGCCCCGGCGTCGGCGTCGGCATCATCTTCGGTAACGGCACCCAGGCCCTCGCCCGTCAGCCCGAGGCTGCCGGTCTGATCCGCGCCAACCAGATCCTCGGCTTCGCCTTCTGTGAGGCGCTCGCCCTGATCGGTCTGGTCATGCCGTTCGTCTACCCGACCAGCTGA
- the rpmE gene encoding 50S ribosomal protein L31 codes for MKRDIHPEYVETQVSCTCGASFTTRSTMTGGSIRADICSECHPFYTGKQKILDTGGRVARFEARFGKNAGSAKK; via the coding sequence TTGAAGCGCGACATCCACCCCGAGTACGTCGAGACCCAGGTGAGCTGCACCTGTGGCGCGTCGTTCACCACTCGCAGCACCATGACCGGTGGCAGCATCCGTGCTGACATCTGCTCCGAGTGCCACCCGTTCTACACGGGCAAGCAGAAGATCCTCGACACGGGTGGCCGCGTGGCCCGCTTCGAGGCCCGCTTCGGCAAGAACGCCGGGTCCGCCAAGAAGTAG
- the atpB gene encoding F0F1 ATP synthase subunit A, which yields MSSDQTLAFETDCHIFDGCGFPAPGLHSFTFDPIFTVGSFEFNKPMLLALLGTVAIVWFFWAAFGKAKVVPGKLQMIGEAGYDFVRKGIVYETLGKKEGEKYVPLMVSLFFFVWIMNLWSIIPVAQFPVTSIIAFPAAMALIVYVLWMYLTFSKHGFIGGMKNITGYDKSLGGVLPLVMFLEFMSNVIVRPFTHAVRLFANMFAGHLLLLMFTIASWYLLNGIGIAYAGVSFVLTIVMTAFELFIQAVQAYVFVLLAATYVQGALAEHH from the coding sequence GTGAGTTCTGACCAGACGCTCGCCTTCGAGACCGATTGCCACATCTTTGACGGGTGCGGCTTCCCGGCCCCAGGGCTTCACTCGTTCACCTTCGACCCGATCTTCACCGTCGGCAGCTTCGAGTTCAACAAGCCGATGCTGTTGGCGCTGCTCGGAACGGTAGCCATCGTCTGGTTCTTCTGGGCGGCCTTCGGAAAGGCCAAGGTCGTCCCGGGCAAGCTGCAGATGATTGGCGAGGCGGGATACGACTTCGTCCGCAAGGGCATCGTCTACGAGACCCTCGGCAAGAAGGAGGGCGAGAAGTACGTCCCCCTGATGGTCTCGCTGTTCTTCTTCGTATGGATCATGAACCTTTGGTCGATCATCCCGGTGGCCCAGTTCCCGGTGACCTCGATCATCGCCTTCCCCGCCGCGATGGCGCTCATCGTCTACGTGCTGTGGATGTACCTCACCTTCAGCAAGCACGGCTTCATCGGCGGCATGAAGAACATCACCGGCTACGACAAGTCCCTTGGCGGGGTCCTGCCGCTAGTCATGTTCCTGGAGTTCATGTCCAACGTCATCGTGCGGCCGTTCACACACGCGGTCCGGCTCTTCGCGAACATGTTCGCCGGTCACCTGCTGCTGCTGATGTTCACCATCGCCAGCTGGTACCTGCTGAACGGGATCGGCATCGCCTACGCGGGCGTCTCCTTCGTGCTGACCATCGTGATGACCGCCTTCGAGCTCTTCATCCAGGCCGTCCAGGCGTACGTCTTCGTGCTGCTGGCCGCCACCTATGTGCAGGGCGCTCTCGCCGAGCACCACTGA
- a CDS encoding F0F1 ATP synthase subunit B, translating into MNALVQMASEEAENPLVPPIPELVIGLIAFAIVFLFLAKKLLPNINKVLEERRASIEGGMEKAEATQAEAQQVLDDYRAQLADARHEAARLRQEAQEQGAALIAEMRAEGQRQREDIIAAGHAQIEADRKQAALSLRQDVGKLATELAGKLVGEALEDNARQSRTIDRFLDGLEDSATKAEATR; encoded by the coding sequence GTGAACGCCCTGGTACAGATGGCGTCCGAGGAGGCCGAGAACCCCCTCGTCCCGCCGATCCCAGAGCTCGTCATCGGCCTGATCGCCTTCGCAATCGTCTTCCTCTTCCTCGCCAAGAAGCTCCTCCCGAACATCAACAAGGTTCTGGAAGAGCGCCGGGCGTCGATCGAAGGCGGCATGGAGAAGGCCGAGGCCACCCAGGCCGAGGCGCAGCAGGTTCTCGATGACTACCGGGCCCAGCTCGCTGACGCCCGCCACGAGGCCGCGCGCCTGCGCCAGGAGGCGCAGGAGCAGGGCGCCGCGCTCATCGCCGAGATGCGCGCGGAAGGCCAGCGGCAGCGTGAGGACATCATCGCCGCCGGTCACGCCCAGATCGAGGCCGACCGCAAGCAGGCCGCGCTCTCGCTGCGCCAGGACGTGGGCAAGCTCGCCACCGAACTGGCCGGCAAGCTCGTGGGCGAGGCCCTTGAGGACAACGCCCGGCAGAGCCGCACCATCGACCGCTTCCTCGACGGACTCGAGGACAGCGCGACGAAGGCCGAGGCCACGCGATGA
- the prmC gene encoding peptide chain release factor N(5)-glutamine methyltransferase: protein MQQSPGGRPPNPRSVLLAEVAQATQRLADAGVPSPRFDAEELAAFVHGVKRGELHAVADADFDARYWEAVARREAREPLQHITGRAFFRYLELHVGPGVFVPRPETESVVGWAIDAVRAMDVVEPLIVDLCTGSGAIALALAQEVPRSRVHAVELDEGALQWARKNVEGSRVVLHHGDALTALPELDGQVDLVISNPPYVPLTEWEYVAPEARDHDPSLALFSGEDGLDTIRGIERTAHRLLRPGGVVVVEHADTQGGQVPWIFTEERGWADAADHPDLNNRPRFATARRAMP from the coding sequence GTGCAGCAGTCACCCGGGGGTCGCCCCCCGAATCCGCGGTCCGTGCTGCTCGCCGAGGTGGCGCAGGCCACCCAGCGACTGGCCGACGCGGGTGTGCCATCGCCGCGCTTCGACGCGGAGGAACTCGCCGCGTTCGTGCACGGCGTCAAGCGGGGCGAGCTGCACGCCGTCGCCGACGCGGACTTCGACGCCCGGTACTGGGAAGCCGTCGCCCGCCGCGAGGCGCGCGAGCCGCTCCAGCACATCACCGGGCGCGCCTTCTTCCGCTACCTCGAACTCCACGTGGGCCCCGGCGTGTTCGTACCCCGGCCGGAGACCGAGTCGGTGGTCGGCTGGGCCATAGACGCGGTCCGCGCCATGGACGTCGTCGAGCCGCTCATCGTCGACCTGTGCACCGGCTCCGGGGCCATCGCCCTGGCCCTGGCCCAGGAGGTGCCGCGCTCCCGCGTGCACGCCGTGGAACTCGACGAGGGCGCGCTCCAGTGGGCCCGCAAGAACGTCGAGGGCTCCCGCGTCGTCCTGCACCACGGGGACGCCCTGACCGCGCTCCCCGAACTCGACGGCCAGGTCGACCTCGTGATCAGTAACCCGCCGTACGTCCCGCTCACCGAGTGGGAGTACGTCGCCCCCGAGGCCCGCGACCACGACCCCTCGCTCGCGCTGTTCTCCGGCGAGGACGGCCTCGACACCATCCGCGGCATCGAGCGCACCGCGCACCGGCTGCTGCGCCCGGGCGGCGTCGTCGTCGTGGAACACGCCGACACCCAGGGCGGCCAGGTGCCGTGGATCTTCACCGAGGAACGGGGGTGGGCGGACGCCGCGGACCACCCCGACCTGAACAACCGCCCCCGATTCGCCACGGCGCGCCGGGCCATGCCATGA
- a CDS encoding protein-tyrosine-phosphatase, producing the protein MADGDLSRDGGQGHGAGAFRILHVSTGNVCRSPITERLNRHALAHRLGDPYIGGLVVESAGTWGHEGAPMEAHAATVLADFGADPDGFLGRELLDEHVIRADLVLTATRDHRAQVISMGHSAGLRTFTLKEFTRLVRAIDPATLPDPEQVGGVVERARALVRAAAALRGWLLAPNEEADEVHDPYGAPITFFRSIGEEINQALDPVVTALTGVPAPA; encoded by the coding sequence ATAGCGGACGGTGACCTCTCCCGCGACGGTGGCCAGGGCCACGGCGCGGGCGCCTTTCGCATCCTCCACGTCAGCACCGGCAACGTGTGCCGCTCGCCCATCACCGAGCGGCTGAACCGGCACGCCCTGGCGCACCGGCTCGGCGACCCGTACATCGGCGGCCTCGTCGTGGAGAGCGCGGGCACCTGGGGCCACGAGGGCGCGCCGATGGAGGCGCACGCCGCCACCGTGCTGGCCGACTTCGGCGCGGACCCGGACGGCTTCCTGGGCCGCGAACTCCTCGACGAGCACGTCATCCGCGCCGACCTGGTGCTGACCGCCACCCGCGACCACCGGGCCCAGGTCATCTCCATGGGGCACTCGGCCGGCCTGCGCACCTTCACGCTCAAGGAGTTCACCCGGCTGGTGCGGGCCATAGACCCCGCGACACTGCCCGACCCCGAGCAGGTCGGCGGCGTGGTCGAGCGCGCCCGCGCGCTGGTGCGGGCCGCCGCCGCGCTGCGCGGCTGGCTGCTGGCCCCGAACGAGGAGGCGGACGAGGTGCACGACCCGTACGGGGCGCCCATCACGTTCTTCCGCAGCATCGGCGAAGAGATCAACCAGGCCCTCGACCCGGTGGTCACGGCCCTGACCGGGGTACCGGCCCCCGCCTAG
- a CDS encoding L-threonylcarbamoyladenylate synthase: MARRYDCGDATDRKTGLREAASAIRRGELVVLPTDTVYGVGADAFSAEAVADLLEAKGRGRGMPSPVLVGSPNTLHGLVTDFSEQAWELVDAFWPGALTLVARHQPSLTWDLGETRGTVAVRMPLHPVAIELLTEFGPMAVSSANLTGHPSPQDCDAAQDMLGDSISVYLDAGPTPAAVPSSIVDVTGRVPVLLRAGALSADQLREVVPDLEVAN; encoded by the coding sequence ATGGCTCGGCGATACGACTGCGGTGACGCGACCGACCGCAAGACCGGCCTGCGCGAGGCCGCGTCCGCGATCCGCCGCGGTGAACTGGTCGTGCTGCCCACCGACACCGTCTACGGGGTCGGGGCCGACGCCTTCAGCGCGGAGGCCGTGGCCGATCTGCTGGAGGCCAAGGGCCGCGGGCGCGGCATGCCCTCACCCGTCCTCGTGGGGTCCCCGAACACGCTGCACGGCCTGGTCACGGACTTCTCCGAGCAGGCGTGGGAGCTGGTGGACGCGTTCTGGCCGGGCGCGCTCACGCTGGTGGCCCGCCACCAGCCGTCGCTGACCTGGGACCTGGGGGAGACCCGGGGCACGGTCGCGGTGCGGATGCCGCTGCACCCGGTGGCGATCGAGCTGCTGACCGAGTTCGGGCCGATGGCCGTCTCCAGCGCCAACCTGACCGGCCACCCCTCGCCGCAGGACTGCGACGCGGCCCAGGACATGCTCGGCGACTCCATCTCGGTCTACCTCGACGCCGGGCCGACGCCGGCCGCCGTGCCGTCCTCCATCGTGGACGTGACCGGCAGGGTGCCGGTGCTGCTGCGCGCGGGCGCCCTCAGCGCTGACCAACTGCGCGAGGTCGTGCCCGATCTTGAGGTGGCCAATTGA
- a CDS encoding MraY family glycosyltransferase — MREYLLTLCVTAAVTYLLTGPVRKFAIAAGAMPEIRARDVHREPTPRLGGIAMFGGLCAGLLVAAHLTNLKSVYEISNEPRALLSGAGLIWLLGVLDDKWGVDALVKLGGQMIAAGVMVLQGLTILWIPVPGVGTVSLTPMQGTLLTVALVVITINAVNFVDGLDGLASGMVCIAATAFFMYAYRMWFGYGVEAAAPATLFAVILMGMCLGFLPHNMHPARIFMGDSGSMLIGLVMAAGAISITGQVDPDLLNSSAGSERAAVHAMVPVYIPLLLPLTVIAVPVADLVLAIVRRTWNGQSPFAADRGHLHHRLLEIGHSHSRAVLIMYFWSALIAFGAVAYSVNSASVWVVLAIAALSGVGLVLLLLPRFTPHAPRWAESLFPPRYRRGRRRGAHAATDAPGSDPEAVPDGGDEREPVPSGFHGATAVGDRSRLPQRRKISTHR, encoded by the coding sequence GTGCGTGAATACCTGCTGACGCTGTGTGTCACGGCTGCGGTCACCTATCTGCTCACCGGCCCGGTGCGGAAGTTCGCCATCGCGGCCGGGGCGATGCCCGAGATCCGCGCCCGCGACGTACACCGCGAACCCACCCCGCGACTTGGCGGGATCGCGATGTTCGGCGGGCTGTGCGCGGGACTGCTCGTCGCCGCGCATCTGACCAACCTCAAGAGCGTCTACGAGATCTCCAACGAGCCGCGCGCGCTGCTCTCGGGCGCCGGGCTGATCTGGCTGCTCGGCGTGCTGGACGACAAGTGGGGCGTGGACGCGCTGGTCAAGCTGGGCGGCCAGATGATCGCCGCCGGCGTGATGGTCCTCCAGGGCCTGACCATCCTGTGGATTCCGGTGCCCGGCGTCGGCACGGTCTCGCTCACCCCCATGCAGGGCACGCTGCTGACGGTGGCGCTCGTGGTCATCACCATCAACGCCGTCAACTTCGTGGACGGGCTCGACGGCCTGGCCTCCGGCATGGTCTGCATCGCGGCCACCGCGTTCTTCATGTACGCCTACCGGATGTGGTTCGGCTACGGCGTGGAGGCCGCGGCCCCGGCGACGCTGTTCGCGGTGATCCTGATGGGCATGTGCCTGGGGTTCCTGCCGCACAACATGCACCCGGCGCGCATCTTCATGGGCGACTCGGGCTCGATGCTGATCGGCCTGGTCATGGCCGCCGGCGCGATCTCGATCACCGGCCAGGTCGACCCGGACCTGCTCAACTCGTCCGCGGGCTCGGAGCGGGCCGCGGTGCACGCGATGGTGCCCGTCTACATCCCGCTGCTGCTGCCGCTGACGGTGATCGCGGTGCCCGTCGCCGACCTGGTGCTGGCCATCGTGCGACGCACCTGGAACGGCCAGTCGCCGTTCGCCGCCGACCGGGGCCACCTGCACCACCGGCTCCTGGAGATCGGCCACTCGCACAGCCGCGCGGTGCTCATCATGTACTTCTGGTCCGCGCTGATCGCCTTCGGCGCCGTGGCCTACTCGGTCAACTCCGCGAGCGTATGGGTGGTCCTGGCGATCGCCGCGCTGAGCGGCGTCGGCCTGGTGCTCCTGCTGCTGCCACGCTTCACGCCGCACGCGCCGCGCTGGGCGGAGAGCCTGTTCCCGCCCCGCTACCGGCGCGGCCGGCGCCGTGGCGCGCACGCCGCGACCGACGCCCCGGGAAGCGACCCGGAGGCCGTGCCCGACGGGGGCGACGAGCGGGAGCCGGTGCCCAGCGGGTTCCACGGCGCGACCGCCGTCGGCGACCGTTCGCGGCTGCCGCAGCGACGCAAGATCAGCACGCACCGGTGA
- the glyA gene encoding serine hydroxymethyltransferase, which translates to MPVSATSLPQTPWGNDLDALRRVDPEIAGVLLGEVERQSDGLQLIAAENFTSRAVLAALGSPLANKYAEGYPGARHHGGCELVDLAERIAIDRAKALFGAEHANVQPHSGSSAVLAAYAALLRPGDTVLAMDLPHGGHLTHGSSANFSGRWFDFVGYGLDRATGLIDYDQVRALALAHRPKAIVCGSISYPRHPDYAAFREIADESGAYLIADAAHPIGLVAGGAAPNPVPYADVVCATTHKVLRGPRGGLILCNAALAERIDRAVFPFTQGGAQMHTVAAKAVAFAEAATAEFVAYAHRVVDNARVLAWALDGIGLGLLTGGTDTHLISADVTGLGLDGRTARGRLAAAGIVLDTCALPQPGQPAGYVKGLRLGTAAVTTQGMAEAEMERVGELIGAALREDGAVRAEVAELAGSFPPYPATAVPRIDDGNH; encoded by the coding sequence ATGCCGGTCAGCGCCACGTCCCTGCCACAGACCCCCTGGGGAAACGACCTCGACGCGCTGCGCCGGGTCGATCCGGAGATCGCGGGAGTGCTGCTCGGAGAGGTCGAGCGGCAGTCCGACGGGCTGCAACTCATCGCGGCCGAGAACTTCACCTCCCGCGCAGTGCTGGCCGCGCTCGGCTCGCCGCTGGCCAACAAGTACGCCGAGGGCTACCCCGGCGCCCGCCACCACGGCGGCTGCGAACTGGTGGACCTCGCCGAGCGGATCGCCATCGACCGGGCCAAGGCGCTGTTCGGCGCCGAGCACGCCAACGTCCAGCCGCACTCGGGGTCCTCCGCCGTGCTGGCCGCCTACGCCGCGCTGCTGCGCCCGGGCGACACGGTCCTCGCGATGGACCTGCCGCACGGCGGACACCTCACGCACGGCTCGTCGGCGAACTTCTCCGGCCGCTGGTTCGACTTCGTCGGCTACGGCCTGGACCGCGCCACCGGCCTCATCGACTACGACCAGGTCCGCGCCCTGGCCCTGGCCCACCGCCCCAAGGCGATCGTCTGCGGCTCGATCTCCTACCCCCGGCACCCGGACTACGCCGCGTTCCGGGAGATCGCCGACGAGAGCGGCGCCTACCTCATCGCGGACGCGGCCCACCCCATCGGCCTGGTGGCCGGCGGCGCGGCGCCCAATCCGGTGCCGTACGCGGATGTGGTCTGCGCCACCACGCACAAGGTGCTGCGCGGGCCGCGCGGTGGCTTGATCTTGTGCAACGCCGCGCTGGCCGAACGCATCGACCGGGCGGTCTTCCCCTTCACCCAGGGCGGCGCGCAGATGCACACCGTGGCCGCCAAGGCGGTCGCCTTCGCGGAGGCGGCGACAGCCGAGTTCGTCGCGTACGCGCACCGCGTCGTCGACAACGCGCGCGTGCTGGCCTGGGCGCTGGACGGCATCGGGCTCGGGCTGCTGACCGGGGGCACCGACACCCATCTGATCAGCGCCGACGTCACGGGCCTCGGCCTCGACGGGCGTACCGCGCGCGGCCGGCTCGCCGCCGCCGGCATCGTGCTCGACACCTGCGCGCTGCCCCAGCCCGGGCAGCCGGCCGGGTACGTGAAGGGGCTGCGGCTGGGCACCGCCGCGGTCACCACGCAGGGCATGGCGGAGGCCGAGATGGAGCGGGTCGGGGAGCTGATCGGGGCGGCCCTGCGGGAGGACGGGGCGGTCCGCGCGGAGGTCGCGGAACTGGCCGGGAGCTTTCCCCCCTATCCGGCCACGGCCGTACCCCGGATCGACGACGGGAACCACTGA